From Desulfuromonadaceae bacterium, the proteins below share one genomic window:
- the dnaG gene encoding DNA primase has translation MSGRIAESKIQEIRERVDIVELISSYLPLKRSGANHQGLCPFHGEKTPSFNVNAPRQIFHCFGCGVGGNVFTFLMRMEGLTFPEAIRRLGEQVGIEVEQEEATPAEIARRKERELFDLVNEEACNFYQHLLLNAPEGEPARRYLKARGYDRAAAESYRLGYAPEQWEMLARHLATRKFDPRISRQLGLIRPGKEGRGDYDLFRGRLLFPILDVTGKVVAFGGRVLNDTLPKYINSPESPVYSKGRVLFGLFQSKEAMRRTGEVIIVEGYFDQLALNRSGLGHALATCGTALTPDHARLLKRYTERVVLLFDQDKAGQQATFRAMDALFPGGLPVMVATLPDNADPDSFLQERGADALRAQLAQAVPALDYFIATQFGAGGDDVEAKARAVEAVIAKIKLLTSDVEQQLYLRQLADRSGLDERFLHSKLGRRGSPARSAVASSRTVSPPLKARPVVVPPRDATARAQEWLLCLLLTDVDMRRKLFAVGVENLFFMEPYRSLALVAAASADADNFDEQRLQDRLTPEQTELLSGILILEESVADCDRDALIADCRHAAEKYRLRQRLNDVKEQLKNLNTGDAERLMELQREQQEISRCLKNDKLKRQTEPFA, from the coding sequence ATGAGCGGACGGATCGCTGAAAGCAAAATTCAGGAAATCCGTGAGCGGGTTGATATTGTCGAGCTGATTTCCTCCTATCTGCCCCTCAAACGCTCGGGAGCAAATCACCAGGGGCTGTGTCCGTTTCATGGTGAAAAAACGCCGTCGTTCAATGTCAATGCCCCGCGCCAGATCTTTCATTGTTTTGGTTGTGGTGTGGGGGGCAACGTCTTTACGTTCCTGATGCGGATGGAGGGGTTAACTTTCCCGGAAGCGATTCGCCGCCTCGGTGAGCAAGTCGGCATAGAGGTTGAGCAGGAAGAGGCGACCCCTGCTGAAATCGCACGGCGCAAGGAACGCGAACTGTTTGATCTGGTCAATGAAGAGGCGTGCAACTTTTATCAGCACCTGCTCCTTAATGCGCCCGAGGGGGAACCGGCGCGCCGTTATCTCAAGGCTCGCGGGTACGACCGGGCCGCCGCTGAAAGCTATCGTCTCGGCTATGCTCCGGAGCAATGGGAAATGCTCGCCCGGCATCTGGCCACGCGCAAGTTTGATCCCCGGATTTCCCGTCAGCTCGGGTTGATCCGTCCCGGCAAAGAAGGACGGGGCGATTACGATCTGTTTCGGGGGCGTTTACTCTTCCCGATTCTCGACGTGACGGGCAAAGTGGTCGCCTTTGGTGGTCGGGTGCTCAATGATACGTTGCCAAAATATATCAATTCGCCCGAGTCTCCGGTCTACTCCAAAGGGCGCGTGCTGTTCGGACTGTTCCAGAGCAAAGAGGCGATGCGACGAACCGGCGAGGTCATTATTGTCGAAGGCTATTTCGATCAGCTGGCTCTCAATCGCTCCGGACTTGGTCATGCCCTGGCCACCTGCGGGACAGCGTTGACTCCAGATCATGCGCGCCTGCTGAAACGTTATACGGAGCGGGTGGTGCTGCTTTTCGATCAAGACAAAGCGGGACAACAGGCAACCTTTCGGGCAATGGATGCGCTCTTTCCGGGGGGGCTTCCGGTGATGGTGGCAACCTTGCCGGACAATGCTGATCCAGACTCATTTTTACAGGAACGGGGAGCGGATGCGCTACGTGCCCAGCTGGCTCAAGCCGTTCCGGCGCTCGACTACTTTATTGCCACGCAGTTCGGTGCCGGTGGCGACGACGTGGAAGCAAAAGCGCGGGCAGTGGAAGCGGTCATTGCCAAAATCAAGCTGCTGACGAGTGACGTTGAACAACAACTTTATCTGCGTCAGTTGGCAGACCGGAGCGGGCTTGACGAGCGGTTTCTGCACAGCAAGCTCGGTCGACGCGGTAGCCCAGCACGTTCAGCGGTAGCGTCCTCCCGAACCGTTTCCCCTCCGCTCAAGGCCCGTCCGGTGGTGGTACCCCCGCGCGACGCAACGGCACGGGCGCAGGAGTGGCTGCTGTGTCTGCTGCTGACTGACGTCGATATGCGACGCAAATTATTTGCCGTGGGGGTGGAAAATTTGTTTTTCATGGAGCCATATCGCTCTCTGGCCCTGGTTGCCGCCGCATCTGCAGATGCCGATAACTTTGATGAGCAGCGCCTGCAAGATCGCTTGACTCCTGAGCAAACAGAGTTATTATCAGGTATTCTAATACTTGAGGAGAGTGTCGCCGATTGCGATCGTGATGCGCTCATCGCCGACTGTCGGCATGCGGCAGAAAAATACCGCTTGCGGCAACGGTTGAATGACGTGAAGGAACAGCTAAAGAATCTCAATACGGGGGATGCGGAGCGGCTGATGGAATTACAGCGTGAACAGCAGGAAATCAGTCGTTGCTTGAAAAACGATAAGTTGAAACGGCAGACTGAGCCGTTTGCATAA
- the rpoD gene encoding RNA polymerase sigma factor RpoD, giving the protein MSKKTSTEEVQQLIDLGKEKGYLTYDEVNDVLPADMVSTEQLDDVMTMFGEMDIEIVDSEQKGILLKERSLEDSLDKHDDNDEDEEHDAGTLGRTSDPVRMYLREMGQVALLTREGEVEIAKRIEEGEVLVTSVMIRTPIAFKEIIQLGERLARDQIRVAEITKDYEEEEGSEQEEKQRQRITALIDQIKTLDERFTALRGELANEGDVQRKGALLEESKGLKAQISELMRQIRLKDFQVAKIVDRLKELSELVKRAMAENRACENELDLPHKEIRRLLRRMRKNEDEAGQVAAKHKTTVDALLVIEKRLKSAQRKFKRIEEESGFAPEELLESLKEVHKGEWKAKQAKSELVEANLRLVVSIAKKYTNRGLQFLDLIQEGNIGLMKAVDKFEYQRGYKFSTYATWWIRQAITRAIADQARTIRIPVHMIETINKLIRTSRQLVQELGHEPTPEEIAERMELPLEKVRRVLKIAKEPISLETPIGEEEDSSLGDFIEDKGVISPVEAVIKGNLSEQTASVLSTLTPREEKVLRMRFGIGEKSDHTLEEVGQDFAVTRERIRQIEAKALRKLRHPSRAKRLKSFVEF; this is encoded by the coding sequence ATGTCGAAAAAAACCAGCACCGAAGAAGTCCAGCAATTGATCGATCTCGGCAAGGAAAAGGGCTATCTCACTTATGATGAGGTTAATGACGTCCTGCCTGCCGATATGGTTTCAACGGAACAGCTTGATGATGTTATGACCATGTTCGGCGAGATGGATATTGAAATCGTTGATTCGGAGCAGAAGGGTATTTTGCTCAAGGAGCGGTCGCTCGAAGATAGCCTGGACAAGCACGACGATAACGACGAAGACGAAGAACACGATGCCGGGACACTCGGTCGCACCAGTGACCCGGTGCGGATGTACTTGCGTGAAATGGGGCAGGTGGCCCTGCTGACGCGCGAGGGAGAAGTTGAAATCGCCAAGCGGATCGAAGAAGGCGAAGTACTGGTGACCAGCGTTATGATTCGCACGCCGATTGCGTTCAAAGAAATCATCCAGCTCGGCGAACGACTGGCACGCGATCAAATCCGCGTCGCCGAAATTACCAAGGATTATGAAGAAGAAGAAGGTAGCGAGCAGGAAGAAAAACAGCGTCAGCGTATCACTGCGTTGATCGATCAGATAAAAACCCTTGACGAACGATTTACCGCGTTGCGCGGGGAACTTGCCAATGAAGGTGACGTCCAGCGCAAGGGCGCACTGCTCGAAGAGAGCAAGGGGCTCAAAGCACAGATTTCCGAATTGATGCGACAAATCCGGCTCAAGGATTTTCAGGTCGCCAAGATTGTCGATCGGCTCAAGGAGTTGTCTGAGCTGGTCAAGCGCGCCATGGCGGAAAACCGGGCATGTGAAAATGAACTCGACCTGCCGCACAAGGAGATCCGCCGCTTGTTACGGCGCATGCGAAAAAATGAAGACGAAGCAGGACAGGTTGCCGCAAAACATAAAACAACGGTCGATGCATTGCTGGTCATCGAAAAACGTTTAAAGAGTGCGCAACGCAAGTTCAAGCGGATTGAGGAAGAGTCCGGGTTTGCACCGGAAGAGCTGCTCGAATCACTTAAGGAAGTGCACAAGGGGGAGTGGAAAGCGAAACAGGCGAAATCGGAGCTGGTCGAAGCGAATTTGCGGCTGGTGGTGTCTATTGCCAAAAAATACACCAATCGCGGCCTTCAGTTTCTCGATCTGATTCAGGAGGGGAATATCGGTCTGATGAAGGCCGTTGACAAGTTTGAGTATCAGCGCGGGTACAAATTTTCGACCTACGCCACGTGGTGGATCCGGCAGGCAATAACCCGCGCGATCGCCGACCAGGCGCGGACTATTCGCATTCCGGTACACATGATTGAGACGATCAACAAACTGATTCGTACCAGTCGCCAACTGGTGCAGGAGCTCGGTCACGAGCCGACCCCGGAAGAAATTGCCGAACGGATGGAGTTGCCCCTGGAAAAAGTACGGCGGGTACTGAAGATTGCCAAGGAGCCGATCAGTCTTGAAACCCCGATCGGGGAGGAGGAAGATTCCTCACTGGGTGACTTTATTGAAGATAAGGGCGTCATCTCACCCGTCGAAGCAGTGATCAAAGGGAACCTTTCAGAACAGACGGCCAGCGTGCTGTCAACGCTGACCCCCCGTGAGGAAAAAGTGCTGCGGATGCGTTTCGGCATCGGCGAGAAATCGGATCACACCCTTGAGGAGGTTGGGCAGGATTTTGCGGTTACCCGGGAGCGTATCCGCCAGATAGAAGCCAAGGCGCTGCGTAAACTGCGCCATCCCAGTCGCGCCAAACGGTTGAAAAGCTTTGTTGAATTTTAG
- the pcnB gene encoding polynucleotide adenylyltransferase PcnB, with protein MVDSTAGIASPPVIVPRSEHNISRQQIDDDTLKVLYRLNRHGYRALLVGGCVRDLLLGRQPKDFDVATDATPNQVKKLFRNCFLVGRRFRLAHIRFAGGNLIEVATFRREATAADLPDDESEHRHAAENVFGTPAEDAFRRDFTINALFYDIADFSLIDYTGGLQDLADRKLRVIGDPWVRFAEDPVRMLRALEFAARLDFTLGPRAQAALREQATLIETAAPARIRDELLELIRHRVAGKVLRGAAGCGLLGPLLNGYDGDETTYALFEQLDRRPATEPVAEGAALALLFLTRFRARCNALEAHSVAAAAKLAGQLLTPHCAYFHIANGIRHQARELLVGYYRLAQGRGQRGENRFLRNPFTAEALRLYMLFSMTTGVETEIVSAWQQATVATHTPEGTPTEPGATRPPRRRRRRRKATAPRAQD; from the coding sequence ATGGTTGATAGCACCGCTGGAATCGCTAGCCCCCCGGTGATTGTGCCGCGCTCCGAGCACAACATTTCCCGGCAGCAGATCGACGACGACACCCTCAAGGTGCTTTATCGGCTGAATCGTCACGGCTATCGGGCGCTGCTGGTCGGCGGCTGTGTGCGCGACCTGCTCCTTGGTCGTCAGCCGAAGGACTTCGATGTTGCCACCGATGCCACGCCGAATCAGGTAAAAAAACTGTTTCGCAACTGTTTTCTGGTCGGGCGCCGTTTTCGGCTGGCGCACATCCGTTTTGCCGGGGGGAATCTGATTGAGGTGGCGACCTTTCGCCGCGAAGCGACCGCCGCCGACCTCCCCGACGATGAGAGCGAACATCGTCACGCCGCCGAAAATGTCTTCGGGACCCCCGCTGAAGACGCATTCCGTCGCGATTTCACCATCAACGCCCTCTTTTATGATATTGCTGACTTCAGTCTGATCGATTACACCGGCGGGTTACAAGACCTGGCTGACCGGAAATTGCGGGTAATTGGTGACCCCTGGGTACGTTTTGCAGAGGACCCGGTGCGGATGCTGCGCGCCCTGGAGTTTGCCGCCCGCCTCGACTTTACCCTTGGCCCGCGTGCCCAGGCGGCCTTGCGTGAACAGGCAACATTGATCGAAACCGCCGCGCCCGCACGGATCAGGGATGAGTTGCTGGAACTGATTCGGCACCGGGTCGCGGGTAAAGTGCTACGGGGCGCTGCCGGATGCGGCCTCCTTGGGCCGTTGCTGAATGGTTATGACGGGGATGAAACAACCTATGCCCTCTTTGAGCAGCTTGATCGACGCCCCGCGACCGAGCCGGTTGCTGAAGGGGCCGCTCTGGCGCTCCTCTTTCTGACCCGTTTCCGCGCCCGATGTAACGCGTTGGAGGCACATTCCGTTGCCGCTGCGGCGAAGCTCGCCGGACAGCTGTTAACCCCGCACTGTGCTTATTTTCATATCGCCAACGGCATCCGCCATCAGGCGCGTGAATTGCTGGTGGGGTATTATCGCTTGGCACAAGGGCGTGGTCAGCGTGGCGAAAACCGTTTTTTGCGTAACCCCTTCACCGCCGAAGCCCTCCGTCTCTATATGCTTTTCAGCATGACCACCGGGGTCGAAACAGAAATTGTCAGCGCCTGGCAACAAGCCACCGTTGCAACACACACCCCCGAGGGAACGCCCACAGAGCCCGGCGCGACGCGCCCCCCCCGACGGCGACGCAGAAGGCGCAAAGCTACCGCCCCCAGAGCGCAAGATTAA
- the nhaA gene encoding Na+/H+ antiporter NhaA — MPSIKLALLMRPFEDFFKRQVSGGIVLIAATLLALLLANSPWSATFHHFWETSLAVGGKSFGLTKSLHHWINDGLMAVFFFVVGLEIKREFLAGELASARKAALPIAAAVGGMLVPAAIYVIFNWQQPAMHGWGVPMATDIAFALGVIALLGKRIPRSLAIFLTALAIVDDLGAVLVIALFYTSELSWLMLGIGAALFVVLCSGNRLGIQHPNFYSLVGFCLWVALLKSGVHASIAGILIGATIPVKPRHEHKEFVHRAEQLMERYKTYDAGTGPFYDDERLGTLLALEHSCHDAMSPLQRMEHAMNPWVIFGVMPVFALANAGITLDLSGLSKFFIDPVTLGILCGLMIGKPLGILSFAWLAVRLKLCDLPQGSTWKGIFGIGILGGIGFTMSMFISNLAFLSPETILSAKVGIFAASLLAGVTGYAFLATNGKRSDN, encoded by the coding sequence ATGCCCTCAATTAAACTGGCCTTGTTAATGCGGCCCTTTGAAGATTTTTTTAAACGTCAGGTGTCAGGCGGAATCGTCTTGATTGCCGCAACCCTGCTGGCTCTCTTGCTTGCCAATTCTCCCTGGTCGGCAACGTTCCACCACTTCTGGGAAACCAGTCTTGCCGTCGGCGGAAAATCGTTCGGTCTGACCAAGTCACTCCATCACTGGATCAATGACGGTCTGATGGCCGTCTTTTTTTTCGTTGTCGGACTGGAAATCAAACGTGAATTCCTCGCTGGCGAATTGGCCAGCGCGCGCAAGGCCGCACTCCCGATCGCTGCCGCAGTGGGGGGAATGCTGGTTCCTGCGGCTATCTATGTGATATTTAATTGGCAGCAACCAGCGATGCATGGTTGGGGGGTGCCGATGGCAACAGATATCGCTTTTGCCCTCGGCGTCATTGCCTTGCTCGGCAAGCGTATCCCCCGTTCACTGGCGATTTTTCTGACCGCCCTGGCTATCGTTGACGACCTCGGTGCAGTTCTGGTGATTGCGCTTTTCTATACCAGCGAACTTTCCTGGTTGATGCTGGGTATCGGCGCCGCCCTTTTTGTCGTTTTGTGCAGTGGCAATCGTCTCGGCATTCAGCACCCCAACTTTTATTCCCTGGTCGGTTTTTGCCTCTGGGTAGCGCTGCTGAAGTCGGGAGTTCACGCTTCAATCGCCGGAATCTTGATCGGTGCAACAATCCCGGTCAAACCCCGGCATGAACATAAAGAATTTGTTCATCGCGCGGAACAGTTAATGGAACGTTACAAAACTTACGACGCGGGGACGGGTCCGTTTTATGATGACGAGCGGTTGGGAACCTTGCTGGCGTTGGAGCACAGCTGCCATGACGCCATGAGTCCGTTGCAACGGATGGAACATGCCATGAATCCCTGGGTTATCTTTGGCGTGATGCCGGTGTTCGCTCTCGCCAATGCCGGCATTACGCTCGATCTGTCGGGTTTGAGTAAATTCTTTATTGACCCGGTAACCCTCGGTATCCTTTGCGGGCTGATGATCGGTAAACCACTGGGGATTTTGTCCTTTGCGTGGCTAGCGGTCCGGCTGAAGCTCTGTGACTTGCCGCAGGGTAGCACCTGGAAGGGAATTTTTGGCATCGGCATTCTCGGCGGGATCGGCTTCACCATGTCGATGTTCATCTCAAACCTGGCATTTCTCAGCCCGGAGACAATCCTCAGCGCCAAGGTCGGGATCTTCGCCGCATCGTTGCTGGCTGGCGTAACTGGCTATGCTTTTCTTGCCACGAACGGCAAAAGAAGTGACAACTGA
- a CDS encoding response regulator has product MVQKILIVDDEENIRFTFDAFLSDAGYQVATAASLAECMKTLETDRFDLLFLDILLGRDNGLEVLRRVKEIDPNCPVVMITGAPQVETAAEAVRCGAFDYIPKPVRQQELLRVAVTALEHKLVIDQKETFRLRMEAVFRCVNDGIVIFNQELQVVEINAAAHRIFGSNAAVLGKSLAELTEADCGYLKRFEQLIAARGETEIYRYELNAAADHRILSLSVTALTTLSGQEQGLVMIVRDETSVADSRV; this is encoded by the coding sequence ATGGTACAGAAAATTCTGATAGTTGATGACGAGGAGAACATTCGCTTTACATTCGATGCTTTTTTGAGCGATGCGGGATATCAGGTTGCCACTGCGGCATCGTTGGCCGAATGTATGAAAACGCTTGAAACTGATCGTTTTGATTTACTTTTTCTCGACATCCTCCTGGGCCGCGACAACGGGCTGGAAGTTCTGCGCCGCGTCAAGGAAATAGATCCCAACTGTCCGGTGGTGATGATTACCGGCGCCCCCCAGGTGGAAACGGCTGCGGAGGCCGTGCGTTGCGGCGCATTTGATTACATTCCTAAACCGGTCAGACAGCAGGAGCTGCTGCGGGTTGCGGTGACGGCGCTTGAACACAAGTTGGTAATCGATCAGAAAGAGACGTTCCGTTTGCGGATGGAAGCCGTTTTTCGTTGTGTCAATGATGGCATCGTCATCTTTAACCAGGAGCTGCAGGTGGTCGAAATCAATGCGGCGGCGCATCGCATCTTTGGTAGTAACGCAGCGGTACTTGGTAAATCGTTGGCGGAGTTGACGGAGGCTGATTGTGGCTACCTGAAACGTTTCGAACAGTTGATCGCGGCCCGTGGCGAAACTGAAATCTATCGCTACGAGCTGAACGCCGCCGCCGATCACAGGATTCTGAGTTTATCGGTGACGGCACTGACGACCCTGTCCGGGCAAGAACAGGGGCTGGTGATGATTGTCCGCGACGAAACGTCGGTAGCGGATTCCCGAGTGTAG
- a CDS encoding P-loop NTPase: protein MNDPVSAKRAEIMAIASGKGGVGKSVILTNLAVLLARHGKRVLLLDADLGGANLHTLLGVDRPTPTLTDFLTRNVAELSDTIVSTPFARLSLISGANALMDMANPYAAQKAKLLRHLSLVDFDYVLIDLGAGSTFTTLDFLAAADQTLLVMMPTPTSIENAYHLLKAVLYRKITRTLKRLNVDHLLPRGLDEDVRRGRRSAWDLLNELAHIDTALTVEAARLTRRLQPRIIVNHANSAEDLRLGRQITLACQRHLGLTADFLGDIRTDERVLSAVQQRRPVCDVHPGCPFATALEGIVLRLLKDRHGEHEE from the coding sequence ATGAACGATCCAGTATCAGCAAAGCGCGCGGAGATCATGGCGATCGCCAGCGGCAAGGGCGGGGTGGGCAAGTCGGTGATTCTGACCAACCTTGCGGTATTACTGGCGCGGCATGGCAAGCGGGTATTGCTGCTTGATGCAGACCTGGGGGGCGCAAACCTGCACACGCTGCTCGGGGTTGATCGACCGACTCCGACGCTGACTGATTTTCTGACCAGAAATGTGGCTGAGCTTTCAGACACCATTGTTTCGACCCCCTTTGCCAGACTGTCCCTGATCAGCGGTGCCAACGCTTTAATGGATATGGCAAATCCCTACGCGGCCCAGAAAGCCAAATTGTTGCGCCACCTCAGCCTGGTTGATTTTGACTATGTACTGATCGATCTGGGGGCGGGAAGCACCTTTACGACCCTCGATTTTCTCGCCGCTGCGGATCAGACCTTGTTGGTGATGATGCCAACTCCGACCTCCATTGAGAATGCTTACCACTTGCTTAAAGCTGTTCTGTACCGCAAAATCACGCGCACGCTGAAGCGGCTGAATGTCGACCACCTGCTCCCTCGGGGGCTTGACGAGGATGTCCGACGCGGGCGGCGCTCCGCGTGGGATCTGCTCAACGAGCTGGCACATATTGACACTGCATTGACCGTCGAGGCGGCGCGGCTGACGCGGCGGCTCCAGCCACGGATCATCGTCAACCACGCCAACAGTGCCGAGGATCTGCGTCTCGGGCGACAGATCACGCTGGCATGTCAGCGCCATTTGGGACTCACCGCGGATTTTCTGGGAGATATTCGTACCGACGAACGTGTACTGAGTGCGGTGCAACAGCGTCGCCCCGTGTGTGATGTCCACCCCGGTTGCCCTTTTGCGACCGCTCTTGAAGGGATCGTGTTACGGTTGCTTAAAGATCGTCATGGGGAGCATGAGGAATGA
- a CDS encoding helix-turn-helix domain-containing protein, whose protein sequence is MTVKSRIDEAFRYFNLPPTAGFAAVAQAYRELKLLYSTDGLATYSLLNKEERLRELAEIEEFYLVLTEHLTDRNQAEPAVPRGDARHWECGSGVSPAAFLRECREIDGVSLQSIAVKSKIGPDHLTNIEMQRDERLPAPVYLRGFIIEFARQLRISNPEELASAYLHLLADRKSG, encoded by the coding sequence ATGACAGTTAAATCCCGGATCGACGAGGCCTTTCGTTATTTCAACTTGCCACCAACGGCGGGCTTCGCCGCTGTCGCCCAAGCCTATCGTGAGCTTAAGTTACTCTACAGCACCGACGGTTTGGCGACTTACTCGCTATTGAATAAAGAGGAGCGGCTGCGCGAACTGGCAGAAATAGAAGAGTTTTATCTGGTGCTGACAGAACATTTGACCGACAGGAATCAGGCTGAACCAGCTGTACCACGGGGTGACGCGCGACACTGGGAGTGTGGCTCCGGGGTCTCCCCCGCCGCCTTTTTGCGTGAATGCCGCGAAATTGACGGAGTATCTTTGCAGAGCATTGCAGTGAAATCAAAAATTGGGCCCGATCATCTGACAAATATCGAAATGCAACGCGACGAACGGTTGCCCGCACCTGTCTACCTGCGCGGATTTATCATTGAGTTCGCTCGCCAGTTGCGAATATCCAACCCGGAGGAATTGGCAAGCGCTTATTTACATCTGCTCGCCGACCGGAAGAGTGGTTGA
- a CDS encoding response regulator — protein sequence MSKGKKILVVDDDAPTRKLISLTLAAMSTNDDIFEASSAAEALRILDQHCVDGILTDYSMPVMNGVELVRLLRKDQRWMQVPVALVSCCFTAENLVEAKSLGITCCLAKLFRRQQLQNVVRGMIPKTDRKRR from the coding sequence ATGTCAAAAGGGAAAAAAATTCTTGTCGTGGATGATGACGCGCCGACACGAAAACTGATCAGCTTGACGCTGGCGGCGATGTCGACCAACGATGATATATTCGAAGCATCATCAGCTGCCGAGGCGCTGCGAATACTCGATCAGCATTGCGTCGACGGGATTCTCACCGATTACAGCATGCCGGTTATGAATGGTGTGGAGCTGGTTCGTTTATTACGCAAAGATCAGCGTTGGATGCAAGTGCCGGTCGCGCTGGTTAGCTGTTGTTTCACCGCGGAAAATCTTGTCGAGGCAAAGTCCCTCGGGATCACTTGCTGCCTGGCTAAACTTTTTCGTCGTCAACAACTTCAGAATGTTGTGCGTGGAATGATTCCAAAAACAGACAGAAAAAGGAGATGA
- a CDS encoding response regulator, whose product MSKRVMTVDDSSVVRQILRKTLSAAGYDVVEAIDGIDALEKMAINPVDMVVTDLNMPNMDGVSLIRKVRSQPGNRFMPIVMLTTESQQHIKDEGKRAGASGWIVKPFRPEQLLAIVRTVLN is encoded by the coding sequence ATGTCAAAGCGTGTTATGACCGTTGATGATTCATCGGTTGTTCGCCAGATTTTGCGCAAGACATTGAGCGCCGCCGGGTATGACGTTGTTGAAGCGATTGACGGGATTGATGCCCTGGAAAAAATGGCCATCAATCCCGTTGACATGGTGGTGACAGATCTCAATATGCCGAATATGGACGGGGTCAGCCTGATCAGGAAGGTTCGCAGCCAACCGGGCAACCGCTTTATGCCCATTGTGATGCTGACAACCGAATCTCAACAACACATCAAGGATGAGGGCAAACGCGCCGGTGCGTCAGGTTGGATCGTCAAGCCATTTCGCCCGGAACAGCTTTTAGCCATCGTCCGTACCGTATTGAATTGA
- a CDS encoding response regulator: MPNRTLIIDDEQSIRATLSIALHERGHETSVAASTDSCPVLCHGECYCIGNELCANFLVIDQNLPGCKGLDFIEHLVHIKCKIPPGNCAVMSAHLDLSELEQADRLGCKILHKPVTFTKLNLWLDEREPLVDHSSRLLPLPASQE; this comes from the coding sequence ATGCCGAACCGAACGCTGATCATCGATGACGAACAGAGCATCCGCGCGACTTTGTCAATCGCTCTTCATGAGCGCGGGCATGAGACTTCCGTTGCCGCGAGTACCGATAGCTGTCCGGTTCTCTGTCATGGCGAATGCTACTGCATTGGCAATGAGCTCTGCGCCAACTTTCTGGTCATCGATCAAAATCTGCCTGGTTGTAAAGGACTCGATTTTATCGAACACCTTGTGCACATCAAATGCAAAATTCCTCCTGGAAATTGTGCGGTCATGTCAGCTCACCTTGATCTTTCCGAGCTGGAACAGGCCGATCGCCTCGGCTGCAAGATCCTGCACAAACCGGTAACATTCACCAAATTGAATCTCTGGCTTGACGAACGCGAGCCCCTGGTCGATCATTCCTCCCGATTGCTCCCGCTTCCCGCGTCGCAGGAGTAG